The genomic region GTCCGTAGATAAAGAAAGCTTACCCGTAGTGTTTTTAATATCAAGATTTTTTCTACAAGAAAGGGCTAAAACTGTAACGAGCAAGATAAAAAAATCAAAAAATTTTCTTAAATTCATTAAAGCAAAGTTACGAAAATGTACCTCATATAGTATTCACTTGTACGAAAAACTACCTAAACACAAAAAATAATGAACCTAAAAATGTGAAAAAGTTTTTATTTTTGTCAATCAACAAAATGGCACGAGAAGCCATAGATACACTTGCTATCATGTTAGACCATATTGACTATACGGATAACAGTGTCATTGCGCGTATATACACCCGAGAATATGGTCTGGTTTCCTGCATTGCGAAAGGAGTTAAGAAGAAACTTAAAAAAGGGACCAACAAAATGAGTTACTTTTTGCCTTTGAATATATGCCAAGTTACTTTTTACTATCGTGCTGAAAGAGAGCTTCATTTACTTTCCGAACTGCACTTAATTTACTATCACCAAAGTTTGCATACAGAAATAAAAAAAATTCTTTATACCTCTTCCTTAGCAGAATTTTTGCTTTGCATTTTACACGAAGATAGCCAACCACATTTACTTTTTGATTTTTTGAAAGACAAAATCATTCAATTGGATAGACAAAACGAACACCTTATCCATTTGTATGTCCATATTCTGCTGAATGTATGTGCTTATCTTGGCTACAAACCTAACGTATTAGCTTGGCAAGATATATTAGAAACTGATTATCAACATTTACCTACGTATTTAGAAGACGTTTATTACAACCCAGAGCAAAGCTACCCCCTAACAACCGAAGAGAGAAAAGCTATTTTAGCTGCT from Bacteroidia bacterium harbors:
- the recO gene encoding DNA repair protein RecO, producing MAREAIDTLAIMLDHIDYTDNSVIARIYTREYGLVSCIAKGVKKKLKKGTNKMSYFLPLNICQVTFYYRAERELHLLSELHLIYYHQSLHTEIKKILYTSSLAEFLLCILHEDSQPHLLFDFLKDKIIQLDRQNEHLIHLYVHILLNVCAYLGYKPNVLAWQDILETDYQHLPTYLEDVYYNPEQSYPLTTEERKAILAAIEQFAKRYIHGFKPLQSKAIWEIIY